The Pungitius pungitius chromosome 15, fPunPun2.1, whole genome shotgun sequence nucleotide sequence aatgacagtgttagtcgctttccctgaaattctgtacatcttagcggaaggagaaaaacaaacatcaggcagttgagtgcacacccagtcatctagcagcactgctcgtttagtcattggacccaagtctttagcctgatgtttgggatgcagagccagcgatacatgtggcaccgcctcttggctcattaaataccatttcaattgatcaggagagaggatAACAGCTGTGGCTACCCCTTCTGGGCCCACATAGaggttttgggacgtcacctcccactcagtgctctctaagtgccccataaattcatcccagtagcaatcatccccttgtctatcatagaacaatgttacatgaggcgggtcaggaggagaaacatacggATCAAGAAGAGTTATCCAAGGCTTCCACTTTTGGTAAAGAGCCATCACCCCTGGGATGTCAGGACACTCAGGCTTTAGGAGGCCCCAGTAGATGTCTGcacactgttgttgttgcagtggctgcatcacccactggccattagtctgtccattgtcattgcaatgcaacacagttccatccagcaatgtgacactcagtccgtccgggccgcacaagattgaagcccctgttttgatgagaagatcccttcccataagattcactggaacttgaggtgagacaacaaaagagtgagtcaatgtctgatttcccactttcaccggtagggggactgttataggcagtttctgtgacaccccggagaatcccataacgctgacactgtctttggacatagcagacgagcccgctgcttgtatggtggagtatgtggccccagtgtcaacgagaaacggaagttgttgttgcagtaccgtgagtgacagcatggggtctgccctgcccctgctgtcggagtctcccatcggggtgtgtcactgagaggcatccgCCTCATAGCCCCAGTCCTCCAGTGCAGGGTATTGTCCCCTAGGTGGCGCAGCATGTGGATTGGGGGCCCAAGCCCCCTGAGACGGgacacccctgcccctcccctgtctcttctttttgctaggacactccatgcgccagtgcccctccataccacagttgaaacaagcgtctctcccttggtagccgcctctttctcctcccccaccgtatgatcctctccgaccagcgccacccctgtaattacttctgtaacctccccgataaccgccccctcggtttgggccccacccctgggctgtcccatacgacgtctcctcccatggtgggagtggatacaaatctggggcgttaccttcagctggggcagcctggactgtcatctgtcgctcgtctttccctttctgcttcttgtcgctcacttcctgtttgaccttagtgagctgaagcctaagaagctgagcctgtaattcttttagctgcttctcttcccctgtcgcttcctcagtcgcgtcctgtaaatggtgcagtaaatgtctttcccacacagcagattcacttcctggcaagtctggattagtgatcattttagcttttaccccctctggtactccctccagcaccgcctgtctgaaccattctctctgtatgccctccgttcccggatgatggctagtgctttttacccaggtctctttacattcgtccaaatacgcgcgcggggttttcttcgcgtcccatggtaatttcggtattttagtcgacattagaagtggccatttctcgcgcattgcgtccccgatctccgtcgcgaaatacaaaaatctgtcgtcatcggcttgtcgggtcacccctgctctgttttccacgtccgctaaatcatgtgcggtcatgcatctggctgctacagccctaaagtcgccgagcgccagcgtgtccgttagtaagcgtatcgagttgttttagccacttatctcccccttcagatggtgcaggcatttgcgcgactagagcggacacgtctcccagcgaccacggcttgtatttattaacccctcgagaagacatgaataacggatacatttttcccggttccccgtgaatctctgggtcgctgttatccccgcattccccgttttgctcctcctgagccgaggcagagcctttttttcctctctcccccatgtctggtgattccccgtatctcaattgtgttttcacccgctcattcgccccggctaaatactttcccttatccgccttatttctccgctgcacttctgagctgtcccttctccccggagtgcgtgagtccgtccattctttaaacccctcccgattttgacgcgcttcgaaaggccggctttcccccgttacctcgttgccccgacaaccccgcagtggtacactttcttcaacttccaactctccccccgttatatttaatacaggatacaacccagcaggtgcagaagccgaattcacaccgtttatttcaacatcgtatgccggtggtctttcctcattacaccgttcctggttatttctccccacggctttactttttatccagtacgaaaacaatgcggacctcatgtcctccacatcctccatctctttacgaagttttccttttttcaacacactcgccttctcgcgtttcgactcaagctccttcttttcttctctacaatctctctccttctcccacaaaatctgcgccagtgacagcctgtctgccaaactaacgcctttcttttctaacaactttctcaccgcgcgttccgtgcgctccacagcctcatgcttctttttcccggtggtctctccacccaccgccaccaacaacagcctcagctggtcgtttattattttccatcgataccccggcgctggcccccagccgccgtcaacagtttcccgatcatattcatcttccattccaacaacagttcccagttatatcgctttaacccgctcggacagctggtcacctcagtgtgacacagtaaatgttctccgcagctccagcaagcttccccgtttgttctgagaacttatgttatact carries:
- the LOC134105111 gene encoding uncharacterized protein LOC134105111 isoform X3, which codes for MGDSDSRGRADPMLSLTVLQQQLPFLVDTGATYSTIQAAGSSAMSKDSVSVMGFSGVSQKLPITVPLPVKVGNQTLTHSFVVSPQVPVNLMGRDLLIKTGASILCGPDGLSVTLLDGTVLHCNDNGQTNGQWVMQPLQQQQCADIYWGLLKPECPDIPGVMALYQKWKPWITLLDPYVSPPDPPHVTLFYDRQGDDCYWDEFMGHLESTEWEVTSQNLYVGPEGVATAVILSPDQLKWYLMSQEAVPHVSLALHPKHQAKDLGPMTKRAVLLDDWVCTQLPDVCFSPSAKMYRISGKATNTVILTHEQVSRDHGREKTDHPHTAILLEKLPDYLWSEGPTDILRSRCKTEPEGRTPLIPTQQPGSS